One window of the Niallia circulans genome contains the following:
- the yugI gene encoding S1 domain-containing post-transcriptional regulator GSP13 — MSDKIEVGSVIKGKVTGIQPYGAFVSLDENTQGLVHISEVTHGYVKDINEFLKVGDEVNVKVLSIDENAGKIGLSIRATEEAPAQPEAAKAKKPRPKRQTAAVVETENVQGFNTLKDKLQEWIDQSNRDDLIKK, encoded by the coding sequence ATGTCAGATAAAATTGAAGTTGGAAGTGTTATTAAAGGAAAGGTAACAGGTATTCAACCTTACGGTGCGTTTGTTTCTTTAGACGAAAATACACAAGGTTTAGTTCATATTTCAGAAGTAACCCATGGTTATGTAAAAGATATTAATGAGTTTTTAAAAGTTGGCGATGAAGTGAACGTTAAAGTTCTTTCCATTGACGAAAATGCTGGTAAAATTGGTCTTTCTATCCGTGCAACAGAAGAAGCACCAGCACAACCAGAAGCTGCTAAAGCAAAAAAACCTCGTCCTAAACGTCAAACAGCTGCTGTAGTTGAAACAGAAAACGTACAAGGATTTAATACGTTAAAAGATAAATTACAAGAGTGGATTGATCAATCTAACCGCGACGATTTAATTAAAAAATAA
- a CDS encoding aminotransferase has translation MKQTKSYIAQKVEEMKPSGIRRFFDLASGMEGVISLGVGEPDFVTSWSTREAAILSLEQGYTSYTANPGLIELREEISHYMQKRFAVSYKPSSEIIVTVGASQAIDIALRAILNQGEEVIVVEPCFVSYAPLVTLAGGVPIAVQSLKENDFKIKPFQLEEVITERTKAIMICSPNNPTGSTLSQEELAAIVAVAEKHDLLILSDEIYAELCYDDEYTSTAAIEGAWKRTILLSGFSKGFAMTGWRLGFVCGPEELIQAMLKIHQYSLMCAPTMAQYAGLEALRSGENDVEEMKKSYRRRRNFIVQSLNDMGLTCHIPGGAFYAFPNITATKMNAETFAERLLMEEKVAVVPGSVFGESGEGHVRCSYATSLQQLQEAMKRMKCFVEKYSK, from the coding sequence ATGAAACAAACAAAAAGTTATATTGCACAAAAGGTTGAGGAAATGAAACCATCTGGAATACGCAGATTTTTTGATTTAGCATCCGGTATGGAAGGAGTTATTTCCCTTGGGGTAGGAGAGCCAGATTTTGTTACCTCTTGGTCAACAAGAGAGGCAGCGATTTTATCACTAGAGCAAGGGTATACCTCTTATACGGCGAATCCAGGCTTAATCGAGCTTCGAGAGGAAATTAGTCATTATATGCAAAAAAGATTTGCGGTATCCTATAAGCCATCTTCAGAAATCATTGTAACTGTTGGAGCTAGTCAGGCAATCGATATCGCTTTACGAGCCATTCTGAACCAAGGAGAAGAGGTTATTGTTGTTGAACCATGCTTCGTTTCTTATGCACCGTTAGTAACGCTTGCAGGAGGGGTTCCAATTGCGGTTCAAAGCTTAAAGGAGAATGATTTTAAAATCAAGCCTTTTCAATTAGAAGAAGTAATTACGGAACGAACAAAAGCCATTATGATTTGTTCGCCGAATAATCCTACGGGATCCACACTTTCTCAAGAAGAGCTTGCAGCAATTGTGGCAGTAGCAGAAAAGCATGACTTGCTTATTCTTTCCGATGAAATATACGCAGAGCTTTGCTATGATGATGAATATACAAGTACAGCAGCAATAGAGGGAGCGTGGAAACGTACTATTCTCCTTTCTGGTTTTTCAAAAGGATTTGCCATGACTGGCTGGAGACTAGGGTTTGTTTGTGGACCAGAGGAATTAATTCAAGCAATGCTCAAGATTCATCAATATAGTTTAATGTGTGCACCAACGATGGCTCAATATGCGGGACTAGAAGCATTGAGAAGTGGTGAAAACGATGTGGAAGAAATGAAGAAAAGCTACCGGCGCAGAAGGAATTTTATCGTTCAATCTTTAAATGATATGGGGTTAACTTGTCATATTCCTGGTGGAGCTTTTTATGCGTTTCCTAATATAACAGCAACAAAAATGAATGCTGAGACATTCGCAGAAAGACTGCTGATGGAAGAAAAAGTAGCAGTTGTTCCAGGAAGTGTATTTGGTGAAAGTGGCGAAGGACACGTTCGTTGTTCCTATGCTACATCATTGCAACAATTACAAGAAGCTATGAAACGAATGAAGTGTTTTGTCGAAAAATATTCTAAATAG
- a CDS encoding Lrp/AsnC family transcriptional regulator, which yields MKLTNKEIEIAEILEKDARISDEDIAKMIGEDLEKTKEMIAKLEEVNVVVRYTSIVDWSKVEGHEGVTAMIDVKVTPKRGVGFDEVAQRIYRFKEVKSLYLMSGAYDLSVIIEGKSMNEVARFVSEKLSTLDSVISTTTHFILKQYKHDGTIFEPSDEDKRIVVSP from the coding sequence ATGAAATTAACAAATAAAGAAATTGAAATTGCAGAAATTCTAGAAAAAGATGCAAGGATTTCTGATGAAGATATAGCTAAGATGATTGGGGAAGATTTAGAAAAGACAAAAGAAATGATTGCCAAATTAGAAGAAGTAAATGTAGTGGTACGTTATACATCTATAGTAGATTGGTCAAAAGTGGAAGGTCATGAAGGCGTAACTGCAATGATTGACGTTAAAGTAACACCTAAAAGAGGGGTAGGCTTTGACGAGGTTGCTCAAAGAATTTATCGCTTTAAAGAAGTTAAATCATTATATTTAATGTCCGGAGCATATGATTTATCAGTTATTATTGAAGGCAAATCGATGAATGAAGTAGCGAGATTTGTTTCGGAAAAACTTTCTACATTGGATTCAGTTATCTCAACAACGACTCATTTTATTTTAAAACAATATAAGCATGATGGAACAATATTTGAACCATCGGATGAAGACAAAAGAATTGTGGTGTCACCGTAA
- a CDS encoding DUF1871 family protein: protein MNSQEINFECVRLLNEWDPFSIGEGNYDTEIADILQAMHDVDLEDDLAASIQAIFEFSFEEKLPLEDCMAISRKLLSLKRNSSCSF, encoded by the coding sequence ATGAATAGTCAGGAAATTAATTTTGAATGTGTGCGTTTATTAAATGAATGGGACCCATTTTCAATAGGAGAGGGCAATTACGATACTGAAATTGCGGATATTCTTCAAGCGATGCATGATGTTGATTTGGAAGATGATCTGGCAGCTTCTATCCAAGCTATCTTTGAATTTTCTTTTGAAGAAAAACTCCCTTTAGAGGATTGCATGGCAATCTCGCGTAAACTTTTATCGCTAAAACGAAACAGTTCTTGCTCTTTTTAG
- a CDS encoding methionine ABC transporter ATP-binding protein translates to MIQVNDLVKIYKTKKEQVIGVDHVSLSIKKGEIFGIVGYSGAGKSSLLRCLNLLEKPTSGEIIIDNISLTKLNQKQLRAARLKIGMIFQHFYLVSSKTVYENIAFALKAANLPSKKIHKRVLELLDMVGLADKKDVFPAQLSGGQKQRVGIARALANNPTVLLCDEATSALDPTTTKSILALLKKINKELGLTIVLITHEMEVVKDICDRMAVMEAGKVVEEGSVYDMFANPKQELTKNFVNSILQFELPNHLLEERKGKIIKVTFQGAIAEEGIISDAFQHYQVKGNILHGKIEYIQNNPLGIFIMELTGEENEIVKAIQYIKDRTQNVEVIYHAS, encoded by the coding sequence ATGATACAAGTAAATGATTTGGTCAAAATATATAAAACAAAAAAAGAACAAGTTATTGGTGTTGACCATGTTTCTTTATCAATTAAAAAAGGCGAAATATTTGGAATTGTCGGCTATAGCGGAGCTGGTAAAAGCTCTCTGCTTCGCTGTCTAAATTTATTAGAAAAGCCCACCAGTGGAGAAATTATCATCGATAATATTTCTTTAACAAAGTTAAATCAAAAGCAATTAAGAGCCGCTCGCTTAAAAATCGGCATGATTTTTCAACATTTTTACCTTGTTAGTAGTAAAACGGTATATGAAAATATTGCTTTTGCTCTTAAAGCAGCTAATTTACCTTCTAAGAAAATACATAAACGGGTATTAGAGTTGCTTGATATGGTGGGGCTGGCAGATAAGAAAGATGTCTTTCCTGCCCAATTAAGTGGAGGACAAAAGCAAAGAGTGGGAATCGCTAGAGCCCTTGCAAATAATCCAACCGTGCTTCTTTGTGATGAAGCAACGTCTGCACTTGATCCAACTACAACAAAATCCATTCTTGCGTTATTAAAAAAAATTAATAAGGAACTTGGTTTAACCATCGTTCTAATCACCCATGAAATGGAGGTTGTAAAAGATATTTGTGATCGAATGGCTGTCATGGAAGCAGGGAAGGTAGTGGAAGAAGGTTCAGTTTACGATATGTTTGCAAACCCAAAACAGGAGCTTACTAAAAACTTTGTAAATAGCATTCTTCAATTTGAATTACCTAACCACCTATTAGAAGAAAGAAAAGGGAAAATCATTAAGGTTACCTTTCAAGGTGCCATCGCGGAAGAGGGAATTATCTCGGACGCCTTTCAGCACTATCAGGTGAAGGGAAATATACTTCATGGAAAAATCGAATATATTCAAAATAATCCCCTTGGTATTTTTATCATGGAATTAACAGGGGAAGAAAATGAAATTGTAAAAGCGATACAGTATATTAAAGATCGCACCCAAAATGTGGAGGTGATATATCATGCCTCTTAG
- a CDS encoding methionine ABC transporter permease, with the protein MPLSLDWNYLIELLPDLNSAFFETLYMVGISIVVAIIVGLPIGILLFVTDKGLFLENTLLKNTVGFVVNMVRSIPFIILLIALLPLAKWITNTTIGPTAASVSLSVAAIPFFARIVEQAFREIDKGVIEASVAIGASPWMIIWQVLIPEARPGIIQGITITIINLIAYSAMAGIVGGGGVGDLAIQYGYYRYDNTVMITTVVVLICLVQIIQFFGDKISKTLDKR; encoded by the coding sequence ATGCCTCTTAGTCTGGATTGGAATTATTTGATCGAGTTACTTCCTGACTTAAATTCAGCGTTTTTTGAAACCTTATATATGGTTGGCATTTCTATTGTTGTGGCTATTATTGTGGGTTTACCGATCGGAATCCTCTTATTTGTAACAGATAAAGGATTGTTTCTCGAAAACACACTATTAAAAAACACGGTAGGCTTTGTTGTAAACATGGTGCGGTCTATCCCTTTCATTATCTTACTAATCGCCCTTTTACCATTGGCAAAATGGATTACTAACACAACGATTGGTCCTACTGCTGCTTCTGTTTCCCTATCTGTTGCTGCGATTCCTTTTTTTGCGAGAATAGTGGAACAAGCATTTCGCGAAATTGATAAAGGAGTTATTGAAGCTTCTGTCGCTATCGGTGCATCCCCATGGATGATTATCTGGCAAGTCTTGATACCAGAAGCAAGACCTGGAATTATTCAAGGAATCACTATTACCATTATCAATTTAATTGCCTATTCTGCTATGGCTGGAATAGTCGGCGGCGGCGGTGTAGGTGATCTTGCCATTCAATATGGCTATTATCGCTATGATAATACTGTCATGATTACGACTGTCGTTGTTCTCATTTGCTTGGTTCAAATCATTCAATTCTTTGGGGATAAAATATCCAAGACATTGGATAAGCGTTAA